The sequence GCCCATTGATGATGAGGAATTTCATATGTCCAGCACCTCCAAAATCGTTTGCACCGTGGTCTCCGGGTCGGAAAAGTTGGTGACGGTGTGATGGGCGGCCGCCCGGTACACCGGCTCCCGCTGGCGAAAGCGCGCCAGAAAAGCCGCCCGGCCGTCCTGGGCCAGGGGCCGGCCCGCCATGGATTCGGCGTCATAGGTCTCCCCCGGGTCCCGGGCCAGGAAGATCACCGTCCCCGTCTCCCGCAGAGGGTCCATGGCGGCAGGGCGCAGGGGCAGTCCTCCGCCGCAGGCGACGATCAGTCCCTCCCGCCGGGCCAGCTCCCCCGCCGCCTCCACCTCCCGGGCGCGGAAATAGTCCTCCCCGCTCTGGGCAAAGATGTCCGGGATGGAGCGGCCCTCCCGCTCCACGATGAGGGCGTCGGTATCCACCAGCTCCCGCCCCAGGCGCCGGGCCAGCAGGCGGCCGCAGGTGGTCTTGCCGCAGCCCATCATGCCAATGAGTATGATGTTTTTCATATCAGCCTCCGCACGTCCGGTAGTTGCCCAGGACCCGGAGGCTCTCAGCGGTCTGGGAAAGCTCCCGGAGCACCCCATCCATGGCCGGATCGGCCAGGTCGCCGGTGAAATCCACAAAGAACAGGTACTCCCAGCTCCGGCCCACAATGGGGCGGGACTCCAGCTTCATCATGTTCAGACCGTTGACGGCGAAGAGGGTCATGATCTCGTGGAGCGCACCGCTGCGGTGGGGCAGGACAAACAGGGCGCTGACCTTGTCGCTGCCCGACCGGCGCTCCATCACCGGCGAGACCACCACAAAGCGGGTGTAGTTGCTCTCGCTGAGGCTGATGTGCTCGGCCAGGATC is a genomic window of Intestinimonas massiliensis (ex Afouda et al. 2020) containing:
- a CDS encoding shikimate kinase, which translates into the protein MKNIILIGMMGCGKTTCGRLLARRLGRELVDTDALIVEREGRSIPDIFAQSGEDYFRAREVEAAGELARREGLIVACGGGLPLRPAAMDPLRETGTVIFLARDPGETYDAESMAGRPLAQDGRAAFLARFRQREPVYRAAAHHTVTNFSDPETTVQTILEVLDI